Proteins encoded together in one Nitrospirota bacterium window:
- a CDS encoding CHAT domain-containing protein, which produces MNEINQINKTNQMNQINHLFKLALFLILATCFLLPKASGTVSAGEPPPDTLMQQGLQAYQRGSFDQALAAWKQAADLYERAGRAAEQSQALEQAAQASESLGQVSQALQQLELALTLAQQTGDRARIAGVMESLGRTYLAARKPDASVQYLTQALALAQAEKDRRLIAAISNDLGITHVARQQNADALNAFVTSAQEAQADGDRPLTVRASINAARMALKLNQPDKARDWLDHSFDALNDFEPSHDKAMNLIQVGLGYQQLRASMPAMNAPLLLRAAGVLLEATTVAERIGDTRTRSYAEGYLGHLYETEHRYDESLQLTRRAVFSAQSANAPESLFRWQWQLGRLLAATSKLDEAIASYGHATTTLRPIRLEVTSAWGNDSFAGEDSVRTLFFELADLLLHRASLTDDSQGAEQYLRLARDAIETYKAAEFRDYFQDDCVDTLQARITKLDTLAAGTAVVYPIVFADRLELLVSFPNGLKRLSIPVSSATLTQEVRVFRKTVEKRTTREYLPHAQQLYAWLIRPLEPDLASFQIHTLVFIPDGPLRTVPMAALHDGRQFLIEKFAVATTPGLNLTDPKPIDREKIRLLSGGLTKAVQGFPSLPFVEEEVNAIRTLYQGDQLMNAEFSTPRLEQKLQNQPYGILHIATHGWFASDTTQSYLLTYNGKLTINELDHLIGLFRYRKDPLELLTLSACQTGTGDDRSALGLAGVAIKAGARSALATLWFINDEASAALVSEFYRELRNPKLSKAQALQHAQQKLLTDRVYEHPAYWSPFLLLNNWL; this is translated from the coding sequence ATGAACGAAATCAACCAAATAAACAAAACAAACCAAATGAACCAAATCAACCATCTGTTCAAGCTCGCTCTGTTCCTCATCCTTGCGACCTGTTTCCTGCTGCCCAAAGCATCCGGAACGGTCTCCGCAGGCGAACCTCCTCCGGACACCTTGATGCAACAGGGACTGCAGGCGTACCAACGAGGATCGTTCGATCAGGCGCTTGCCGCCTGGAAGCAGGCGGCAGACCTCTACGAGCGGGCCGGCAGGGCTGCAGAACAGAGCCAGGCCCTGGAACAGGCCGCGCAGGCGTCTGAATCACTGGGCCAGGTCAGTCAGGCCTTGCAACAGTTGGAGCTGGCGCTGACCCTGGCGCAACAGACAGGAGATCGCGCGCGGATCGCCGGCGTGATGGAGAGTCTCGGTCGTACCTACCTGGCAGCGCGCAAACCGGACGCCTCGGTGCAGTATCTGACCCAGGCCTTGGCTCTGGCACAAGCCGAAAAAGATCGACGCCTCATCGCGGCCATCTCCAACGACCTCGGCATCACCCACGTCGCCCGGCAGCAGAACGCGGATGCACTGAACGCCTTTGTGACCAGTGCGCAAGAGGCACAAGCGGACGGTGATCGCCCTCTGACTGTGCGAGCCTCCATCAACGCGGCCCGCATGGCGCTGAAACTGAATCAACCGGATAAGGCGCGCGACTGGCTGGACCACTCCTTTGATGCCCTGAATGATTTCGAGCCTTCGCACGACAAGGCGATGAATCTCATTCAGGTGGGGCTGGGCTACCAGCAACTCCGCGCCTCCATGCCGGCCATGAACGCACCATTGCTGCTGCGCGCGGCCGGAGTGCTGCTGGAAGCGACGACGGTGGCGGAGCGAATCGGCGACACAAGAACGCGCTCCTATGCCGAAGGCTACCTCGGTCACTTGTATGAAACTGAACATCGCTACGACGAATCGTTGCAACTGACGAGACGGGCGGTCTTCTCCGCCCAGTCGGCCAATGCCCCGGAGTCACTCTTCCGCTGGCAATGGCAACTGGGCCGTTTGCTGGCGGCAACAAGCAAACTGGACGAAGCCATCGCTTCCTACGGCCATGCCACCACAACCCTGCGGCCCATTCGCCTGGAAGTCACCTCCGCATGGGGGAACGACTCATTCGCCGGAGAAGATTCAGTCCGTACGCTCTTCTTTGAGCTGGCCGATCTGCTGCTCCACCGCGCGTCACTGACAGACGACTCGCAAGGGGCTGAACAGTATCTGCGCCTCGCACGTGACGCGATCGAGACCTACAAGGCAGCCGAGTTTCGGGATTACTTCCAGGACGACTGTGTAGATACACTCCAAGCGCGTATCACGAAGCTGGACACACTCGCCGCCGGAACGGCTGTGGTGTATCCCATCGTCTTTGCAGATCGGTTGGAACTGTTGGTCAGCTTCCCCAACGGACTGAAACGCCTGTCAATCCCCGTCTCATCAGCCACACTCACACAAGAAGTACGTGTCTTTCGCAAAACGGTCGAAAAGCGAACGACGCGCGAGTATCTTCCCCACGCCCAACAACTCTACGCCTGGTTGATCCGCCCGCTCGAACCGGACTTGGCCTCCTTCCAGATCCATACCCTGGTCTTTATCCCGGATGGTCCGCTCCGGACCGTGCCGATGGCTGCCCTTCATGACGGCAGGCAGTTCCTCATCGAGAAGTTTGCGGTGGCTACGACACCCGGTCTGAATCTCACCGACCCGAAGCCTATCGACCGCGAGAAGATCCGGCTCTTGTCGGGCGGGCTCACAAAAGCCGTTCAAGGATTTCCCTCCCTCCCCTTCGTCGAAGAAGAAGTCAATGCCATTCGCACGCTCTACCAGGGGGATCAACTCATGAATGCCGAATTTTCAACTCCGCGGCTTGAACAGAAATTACAAAACCAGCCCTATGGCATCCTGCACATTGCCACCCATGGCTGGTTTGCCTCAGACACAACGCAGTCCTATCTTTTGACCTATAACGGGAAACTCACCATCAATGAGCTGGACCATTTGATCGGACTGTTCCGGTACCGAAAAGATCCACTGGAACTCTTGACCCTCAGCGCGTGCCAGACCGGGACCGGCGACGACCGTTCGGCGCTCGGCCTGGCCGGTGTGGCCATCAAAGCCGGAGCACGGAGCGCGCTCGCGACACTCTGGTTCATCAACGATGAAGCATCGGCTGCCTTGGTCTCAGAATTTTATCGGGAACTACGAAATCCCAAACTGTCCAAGGCACAAGCATTGCAGCACGCACAGCAGAAGCTCTTGACAGATCGCGTCTATGAACATCCGGCATACTGGTCGCCGTTCTTGCTGCTGAACAATTGGCTCTAG
- a CDS encoding ShlB/FhaC/HecB family hemolysin secretion/activation protein, protein MTYRAGEPAPARSIRIVRHLFFCIGLAMVMLLASTSAFAQTPSSTLEPTGRYGEPPGPLKEEFVRPKPPPSPVLPIVPPPPETGVPIQPGKLQVFVRDVQVTGNTVFSDAEIAEATAPYKNRTLQTEDLERLRLTLTLLYVNKGYLTSGAIIPDQDVVSGVITVQIIEGKLTRIDVEGNRWFRSSYLRDRLSLGVRTPVTLAPLQEQLQILQQDRRIERINAELRPGDQRGDSLLNVRVADKQPFHASMEVNNYLTPLVGEIRGTGRLVDNNLTGRGDPLILSYGQSSGAYPIVDASYALPFNRFGTTFSPYYRRAGFRLIEQPFSPLNIKTNSEIIGMSLRHPIYKTVTDEVALSIIGEHLFTQSFLFNGTPDEVTLNVFPGYQNGVATVSALRFAQDWTHRTIDTVLAVRSRFNVGINVLGATINADPDTPDSQFFSWLGQVQGIKQFGENLLGMQLLGHMDLQLTNSPLFPVEQVAMGGRYTVRGYREVTILRDNSFIASVEPRFPLFRWANGQPMFQLAPFVDVAHGWNKGANRISATAPITTFPDTLASIGVGLRWNILPDDRASFEVYWGQQLNHVPKISNTIQDNGVHLGFVVNLF, encoded by the coding sequence ATGACCTATCGCGCTGGGGAACCGGCGCCCGCCCGCTCCATTCGGATCGTGAGACATCTTTTCTTCTGCATCGGTCTCGCCATGGTCATGCTGTTGGCATCTACTTCAGCCTTCGCACAGACGCCGTCATCGACGCTCGAACCGACGGGACGCTACGGCGAACCGCCCGGCCCCCTGAAGGAAGAATTTGTGCGGCCCAAACCGCCGCCGAGTCCCGTACTGCCCATCGTCCCGCCTCCGCCTGAAACCGGGGTGCCGATACAGCCAGGCAAACTACAAGTATTTGTCCGTGACGTACAGGTGACCGGCAACACCGTGTTTTCGGATGCCGAGATCGCCGAAGCGACGGCCCCGTATAAGAACCGGACGTTACAGACCGAGGATCTCGAACGGCTCCGGTTGACCCTAACGCTCCTCTATGTCAACAAGGGTTACCTGACCTCCGGCGCGATCATCCCGGACCAGGACGTCGTCTCCGGTGTCATCACGGTGCAGATCATTGAAGGAAAGTTGACGAGGATCGATGTGGAAGGCAACCGCTGGTTCCGATCGTCTTACCTGCGCGACCGCCTCTCACTCGGCGTTCGCACACCGGTGACGCTCGCCCCGCTACAAGAACAGCTGCAAATCTTGCAGCAGGATCGCCGGATCGAGCGCATCAACGCGGAACTGCGGCCGGGTGATCAGCGAGGCGACAGTCTGTTGAACGTGCGCGTGGCGGACAAGCAACCGTTTCACGCCTCGATGGAGGTCAACAACTACCTGACGCCGCTGGTCGGAGAAATCCGCGGTACCGGCAGGCTGGTCGACAACAACCTGACAGGCCGCGGGGACCCCCTCATTCTCAGCTACGGCCAGTCTAGCGGCGCCTATCCGATTGTAGATGCCTCCTACGCCCTTCCCTTCAACCGGTTCGGCACGACCTTTTCGCCATACTACCGGCGCGCCGGCTTCCGCCTGATCGAGCAGCCCTTCAGTCCACTGAACATCAAGACCAACTCGGAGATCATCGGCATGAGCCTCCGCCACCCGATTTATAAGACCGTGACCGATGAGGTCGCCCTCTCGATCATCGGGGAACATCTCTTTACCCAAAGCTTTCTCTTCAACGGCACCCCCGATGAGGTGACGTTGAATGTGTTCCCCGGTTATCAGAACGGCGTGGCAACCGTCTCCGCGCTCCGCTTCGCCCAGGACTGGACCCATCGCACCATCGACACGGTGCTGGCCGTCCGCTCGCGATTCAACGTGGGCATAAACGTCCTTGGCGCGACCATCAATGCGGACCCCGACACGCCGGACAGCCAGTTCTTCTCCTGGTTGGGTCAGGTGCAGGGGATCAAGCAGTTCGGTGAAAATTTGCTCGGCATGCAGCTCCTTGGTCACATGGATTTGCAACTCACGAACTCGCCCCTGTTCCCGGTTGAACAGGTGGCGATGGGGGGCCGGTATACGGTGCGCGGCTATCGCGAGGTGACCATCCTGCGCGACAACTCGTTCATCGCCTCGGTCGAGCCGCGCTTCCCGTTATTCCGCTGGGCGAACGGGCAACCGATGTTCCAGCTCGCGCCCTTTGTGGACGTCGCGCATGGCTGGAACAAGGGCGCCAACCGTATTTCCGCAACGGCGCCGATCACCACCTTTCCCGACACCCTCGCCAGCATCGGCGTCGGTCTCCGCTGGAATATCCTGCCGGACGACAGGGCCAGTTTCGAAGTCTATTGGGGGCAGCAGCTGAACCACGTGCCGAAGATCAGCAACACGATCCAGGATAATGGAGTGCATCTGGGATTTGTGGTCAATCTCTTCTGA
- a CDS encoding filamentous hemagglutinin N-terminal domain-containing protein: MGLLLMLLRLSCVAQGFPSFRTVTLAFLILFVSSLARAQVAPITPSGMHTQVSDPIAVGALTQYDITGGTRPGGGVNLFHSFGDFNVPTNNIANFLNTGSVDLNGTLLPQNLPTDNIFGRVTEQQNPSIIFGMIQTNGPGGFDHANLFLMNPHGFLFGPNATVNVGGMVAFTTTDYLRLTDGARFNAVPDIIADALLTASPVAAFGFLGTNPQAIRVEGSRLTLATGTGISLLGGNITVGMDMDSVPGTPASISAPGGQINLVSTASPGEVLLETFAPSPNINGQTFTTLGTVILNQESSIDVSGDGAGTIHIRGGQFILDGSSLVARTTGDTAGASTAFELVADNAILSNGAQIVTASIEAGAAGAIQLSVRDTVQISGVDSTLRPSSISSTSGSGGHGGDILVESSRVTLIEGGQISSLGFAEGVGGNVTVNADTVLVAGISVGGAPSSIQTQTLSAAGGTVSVNASSVMVDTLGLIQTLTNDSGSAGDLTVTATDMVAITGGGAIQTISGSSGASGSVSVSAGNTVSISGAFEDGSLSRIENNSAGDGAVGSVFVGARNIAVTDGGRIRALSAVQNGPMMVISAPQGTVLVSRGGAISNTIDGVLEPGTLSVTAGAINVTDFGIIRTSTVGDGNAGSLSITADRITLSTGGQLNSSSDGGGVGRGGDIDMTITDTLSISGARINEFGSTVPSGIVSKTISIGDAGIVSVTAPHIEVAGGGIISTSTESTGAAGSITLKVNDLNLKSGSQLTSTSAIGEVGRELGLEATGNAGTVTIQGQESSAQSVLIDGAGTGVFTDTQGTGAGGNIFVNANTVTLQNGGTLSAKTSGTEVTATGGTITVDVANTVSMSSGASVSASSTGPGNTGNIQIDAGNQFAMTNSSVTTEANQASGGAIKITTDPGGTVQLMNSTISASVLDGTGGGGSVDIDPQYVILLNSQILANAFQGPGGNISITTNFILPDANSVISASSQFGVNGTITIQSPNAPVSGQIQPLGKTPLIATSLMNQHCAAVAGGQFSSFTVAGRDSLPTEPGSWLASPLAMLGTGTGESLSGLSSLSGEVRGGLAAHQIDQIDKTDQTDQPLLSLRQIAPAGFLTQAFAVERSAGCRS, encoded by the coding sequence ATGGGATTACTGCTCATGCTTCTTAGACTTTCGTGCGTTGCACAGGGCTTCCCTTCTTTCCGCACGGTAACCCTCGCGTTCCTGATACTCTTTGTTTCCAGCCTTGCACGCGCCCAAGTTGCTCCCATCACCCCGTCCGGCATGCATACCCAAGTCAGCGATCCTATCGCAGTGGGAGCCCTTACTCAGTACGACATCACCGGAGGCACCAGACCAGGCGGGGGAGTGAATCTGTTTCATAGCTTTGGAGATTTCAATGTCCCTACTAACAACATTGCCAACTTCCTCAATACAGGATCGGTTGATCTGAACGGTACCCTGCTCCCTCAAAACTTGCCGACCGACAACATTTTCGGCCGCGTGACCGAGCAGCAGAATCCGTCGATTATTTTTGGAATGATTCAGACCAACGGGCCAGGCGGATTCGATCATGCCAATCTTTTTCTTATGAATCCCCACGGCTTTCTATTCGGGCCTAATGCCACGGTGAATGTCGGGGGAATGGTGGCCTTCACCACAACGGATTATCTCCGGCTCACCGATGGTGCGCGATTCAACGCGGTTCCCGACATTATTGCCGATGCTCTATTGACTGCCTCACCCGTCGCTGCATTTGGATTTTTAGGCACAAACCCGCAAGCGATCCGTGTCGAAGGCAGCAGGTTAACATTGGCAACCGGAACAGGAATCTCACTGCTGGGAGGCAACATCACGGTTGGCATGGATATGGATTCTGTGCCAGGCACCCCGGCTTCCATCTCCGCACCGGGTGGTCAGATCAATCTTGTCAGTACAGCTTCACCGGGAGAGGTGCTACTGGAAACCTTCGCTCCCTCTCCGAACATCAACGGTCAGACCTTTACTACTCTAGGCACGGTGATCCTCAACCAAGAATCCAGCATAGATGTGAGCGGCGATGGCGCTGGCACGATACATATTCGAGGGGGACAATTTATCTTGGACGGGAGTTCTCTAGTGGCAAGGACAACTGGAGACACTGCTGGGGCTTCGACCGCATTTGAGTTAGTGGCTGATAATGCCATCCTTAGCAATGGAGCACAGATCGTAACCGCCTCGATAGAGGCAGGTGCCGCAGGAGCTATTCAATTGTCAGTTCGGGATACAGTCCAGATCTCAGGGGTCGACAGCACTCTTAGACCCAGTAGCATTTCTAGCACCAGCGGATCAGGGGGACACGGCGGCGACATACTCGTGGAATCCTCGAGAGTTACCCTCATTGAAGGTGGGCAAATTTCGAGTCTAGGGTTCGCGGAAGGGGTTGGAGGCAACGTTACGGTCAACGCCGATACCGTCCTTGTGGCTGGCATCAGCGTCGGAGGCGCGCCTAGCAGTATACAGACCCAGACCTTATCCGCCGCAGGCGGGACAGTAAGCGTAAACGCCTCTTCCGTAATGGTCGATACCCTCGGTCTGATCCAGACTCTCACCAACGACAGCGGTAGTGCCGGAGACCTGACCGTGACAGCGACGGACATGGTAGCCATAACAGGAGGCGGGGCCATACAGACTATCAGCGGCAGTTCTGGCGCCAGCGGGTCCGTATCCGTGAGCGCAGGTAACACCGTATCAATATCGGGCGCCTTCGAGGACGGCAGTCTCAGCCGTATCGAAAACAACAGTGCCGGAGACGGGGCGGTTGGAAGCGTGTTCGTCGGCGCGCGGAATATCGCGGTAACGGACGGCGGAAGAATTCGTGCGCTGAGCGCAGTCCAGAACGGACCAATGATGGTCATTTCGGCTCCGCAAGGGACAGTACTCGTCTCAAGAGGTGGTGCAATATCCAATACTATCGACGGGGTTCTTGAGCCCGGAACGTTGTCCGTAACAGCTGGTGCAATTAACGTCACAGATTTTGGCATTATCAGGACTTCCACTGTCGGAGACGGCAACGCAGGCTCACTAAGCATAACCGCAGACCGCATCACTCTATCAACGGGAGGACAGCTGAATAGTTCTTCTGACGGAGGGGGGGTGGGCCGTGGCGGGGATATAGACATGACTATAACCGACACATTGTCAATCAGCGGGGCAAGGATCAATGAGTTTGGCTCCACAGTACCGAGCGGAATTGTATCGAAAACGATCAGCATCGGTGACGCGGGAATAGTTTCAGTCACAGCGCCACATATCGAAGTCGCAGGAGGGGGTATTATCTCCACGTCGACCGAATCAACAGGAGCTGCTGGAAGCATTACACTCAAAGTGAACGATCTGAATTTGAAATCTGGAAGCCAATTAACCAGCACCAGCGCAATAGGCGAAGTAGGGAGAGAGTTAGGACTTGAGGCTACCGGCAATGCCGGCACCGTCACAATACAAGGTCAGGAAAGCTCGGCCCAATCAGTCCTGATCGACGGGGCCGGCACCGGCGTCTTCACCGACACACAGGGCACGGGCGCCGGAGGAAATATTTTCGTGAACGCCAACACCGTCACACTCCAGAATGGCGGGACGCTCTCGGCCAAGACTTCTGGTACCGAGGTCACCGCCACCGGCGGGACAATCACGGTGGACGTGGCGAATACGGTCAGCATGTCCAGCGGCGCGTCCGTCTCCGCGAGCAGCACCGGCCCTGGCAACACCGGCAACATCCAGATCGATGCCGGCAACCAGTTCGCCATGACCAATAGCTCGGTGACGACCGAGGCCAACCAGGCGAGCGGCGGCGCCATTAAGATTACGACCGATCCCGGCGGCACCGTCCAACTCATGAATAGCACGATCAGTGCGTCGGTCCTCGACGGTACCGGCGGGGGTGGCAGCGTAGACATCGATCCACAATATGTCATTCTGCTGAACAGCCAGATCCTGGCCAACGCGTTCCAGGGACCGGGCGGGAATATCTCCATCACGACCAATTTCATCCTGCCGGACGCCAACAGTGTGATCTCGGCCTCCTCGCAATTCGGCGTAAATGGCACCATCACGATTCAATCGCCGAACGCTCCAGTCAGCGGCCAGATTCAGCCGCTGGGGAAAACACCGCTGATCGCGACGTCGCTGATGAATCAACATTGCGCTGCGGTGGCTGGCGGGCAGTTCAGCAGCTTTACCGTGGCGGGACGGGATAGTCTGCCCACCGAACCGGGCAGTTGGCTCGCGAGTCCGCTGGCAATGTTGGGCACAGGCACAGGGGAAAGTCTATCTGGTCTGTCTAGTCTGTCTGGTGAAGTCCGAGGAGGGTTGGCTGCGCACCAAATAGACCAGATAGACAAGACAGACCAGACAGACCAACCCCTGTTGTCGTTGCGTCAAATCGCGCCGGCCGGGTTCCTGACTCAGGCCTTTGCCGTAGAGCGCTCCGCGGGTTGTCGATCATGA
- a CDS encoding S8 family serine peptidase, which yields MTAGRKLRINPTPGVSQKTVFPTRPVMSTRRQFLRLSLSTVAALLLLKQTASGQPTIPAPCDLTPHSDIGLSPNAFPDTLERKPGVELRLDPTRLLLGLKSAQARERILNFFRDFQSDILPEGIHGHGNFNVAEATVGKRRVNHTATRMWITSTGKPALVSPGFATLLNRFGSDLEWIGPVYRVGDNTDDRGLVCPLPNVLLIRFAPSLSKEEEGELIKRLERMGLRENREKSEYLNLYRYFIMVNPLQPVYHIADHIKKCEQRYIRATRFENMPLISNLAYMPNDPEYAIRAFRNSNPDGQWNMVAIKAGSRKYWAPPVVASEHNPNSPIPPYTGWDISTGSSSVAVWLIDPDMCDLHHPDLAGQFLTQGIDLSTMGTPDYQNFAPATMQHATRVAGILAAGLNNQDATGRHYIGIAGLAGACRLVPLVIPDQTDVELALALNYAAENWERPDPGSSGTTATARVVCLSWGVEEEDENIIDREQVDLALCKCATEGLIICAASMNSGVEGVAYPARHPDVIACGASLKPDTAGIEKRRNGSPGGSNHGPELSVVAPGVEIRTTNSAYNGNGNRVLGRDLYVNFGQTSAATAHVAGLAALLLSVNPGLTNRQARKIIERTADKINDQSSGGTYTYLISTHPNGSWHNEVGYGRINVLRALEMASNPCVPTDMGFVEANVGGVRLSGPSPLNIEGVYGPITIAPAHASNGSARIELVYYADGIVELALVNALIQTKQRVDNFRITFCGQFEAAEEIVKFRITGGGNMSGRPGVRYPHFFIRVQGRVSDSSTFWEEIATTSSSFPHFSRNLGLNPLLPVFNLSETGFLRLKGRLHTLKADILVSMVFRNSTLELDECGIRKL from the coding sequence ATGACAGCTGGCCGCAAGCTTAGAATTAACCCCACCCCAGGCGTCTCTCAGAAGACCGTATTCCCTACTCGTCCTGTTATGAGCACTCGTCGCCAGTTTCTCAGATTGAGTCTTTCCACTGTTGCCGCTCTGCTACTCCTCAAGCAAACAGCGAGCGGTCAGCCCACAATTCCAGCACCTTGTGACCTCACCCCACATTCAGACATCGGACTTTCCCCAAATGCGTTCCCTGATACCCTCGAACGAAAACCTGGCGTCGAATTACGGCTGGACCCCACAAGACTTCTATTAGGGCTAAAGAGTGCTCAAGCACGTGAGAGAATCCTGAATTTTTTCCGTGATTTTCAGTCGGACATCCTACCGGAAGGAATTCATGGTCACGGCAATTTTAACGTGGCCGAAGCGACCGTTGGGAAACGCAGAGTCAACCATACTGCGACGCGAATGTGGATAACCTCAACCGGAAAGCCTGCACTTGTTTCTCCAGGATTTGCTACCCTCTTGAACAGATTTGGATCGGATTTGGAATGGATAGGTCCCGTTTACCGGGTCGGTGATAACACCGATGATAGGGGATTAGTCTGTCCTCTTCCCAATGTGTTGTTGATTAGATTCGCTCCCTCCCTTTCTAAAGAAGAAGAAGGCGAACTCATCAAGCGCTTGGAACGCATGGGGCTCAGAGAGAATCGTGAAAAGTCCGAATATCTCAATCTGTATCGCTACTTCATCATGGTGAACCCTTTGCAGCCTGTATACCACATAGCGGACCACATCAAAAAGTGCGAACAGCGGTACATCAGAGCTACGCGCTTTGAGAATATGCCTTTGATCTCAAACCTGGCATATATGCCAAACGATCCTGAATATGCTATACGCGCGTTTCGGAACTCAAACCCTGATGGCCAATGGAATATGGTCGCCATCAAAGCCGGAAGCCGAAAATATTGGGCGCCTCCCGTTGTTGCCTCAGAGCACAATCCCAATTCTCCTATCCCTCCTTACACCGGGTGGGATATTTCAACCGGCTCAAGTTCGGTAGCGGTCTGGTTAATCGACCCCGATATGTGCGATCTCCATCATCCAGATCTTGCAGGACAATTCTTGACTCAAGGTATCGACCTCTCCACTATGGGAACCCCTGATTACCAAAACTTTGCTCCTGCCACCATGCAGCATGCGACACGAGTGGCGGGCATCCTAGCCGCAGGCCTCAATAACCAAGATGCAACGGGCCGTCATTACATAGGCATTGCCGGCTTAGCAGGAGCCTGCCGCCTAGTCCCGCTTGTTATCCCGGACCAAACTGACGTCGAGTTGGCTCTTGCGCTGAACTATGCCGCAGAAAACTGGGAGCGGCCCGATCCGGGATCTTCGGGAACAACTGCCACCGCCCGAGTGGTGTGCCTCTCTTGGGGAGTTGAGGAAGAAGATGAAAACATAATCGACCGAGAACAAGTAGATTTAGCCCTCTGTAAATGTGCTACAGAGGGGCTCATCATCTGTGCAGCCTCCATGAACAGCGGGGTCGAAGGAGTCGCCTATCCAGCACGTCACCCAGACGTGATAGCTTGTGGAGCTTCCTTAAAGCCTGATACGGCAGGCATCGAGAAGCGCCGAAACGGATCTCCTGGTGGATCAAACCATGGGCCCGAGCTCTCGGTAGTAGCTCCCGGGGTAGAGATTCGTACGACAAATAGTGCCTATAACGGTAACGGCAATCGTGTCCTCGGGAGAGATTTATATGTCAACTTCGGCCAGACCTCTGCTGCCACGGCACATGTCGCCGGCCTCGCCGCGCTATTGCTCAGCGTCAATCCCGGATTGACCAACCGCCAAGCGCGAAAGATCATCGAACGGACTGCGGACAAGATCAACGACCAGTCAAGTGGGGGAACGTACACGTATCTCATTTCCACACATCCTAATGGATCATGGCACAACGAAGTCGGCTATGGTCGTATCAACGTTCTCAGGGCTCTAGAGATGGCCTCCAACCCCTGCGTTCCAACGGACATGGGGTTCGTGGAGGCCAATGTCGGCGGCGTTCGACTTTCTGGACCAAGCCCCCTCAATATTGAAGGAGTTTACGGCCCGATTACCATTGCACCGGCGCACGCAAGTAACGGAAGCGCCAGAATCGAATTAGTGTATTATGCCGATGGTATTGTTGAACTAGCCCTGGTCAATGCACTCATACAAACGAAGCAGCGGGTCGATAACTTCCGGATCACATTTTGTGGCCAGTTTGAGGCGGCAGAGGAAATTGTCAAATTTCGTATCACTGGAGGCGGAAATATGTCCGGGCGTCCTGGGGTCCGGTACCCCCACTTTTTTATACGGGTCCAGGGCCGTGTTAGTGACTCGTCCACCTTCTGGGAGGAGATCGCCACAACCAGCTCTAGTTTTCCCCATTTCTCCCGTAACCTTGGTCTGAACCCCCTTCTGCCGGTCTTCAATCTGAGTGAGACCGGTTTCCTCCGGTTAAAAGGAAGGCTCCACACTTTGAAAGCAGACATCCTTGTCAGCATGGTATTTCGAAATAGCACGCTGGAATTGGACGAATGCGGAATTCGCAAACTCTAA
- a CDS encoding DUF4258 domain-containing protein, protein MRFHFSKHVQEELEARKIARMLVDKLLQTPEQKVPEVEGITCFQSRVDIGGKQYLLRVMVNDSVDPPVVVTAYRTNKIAKYWRKP, encoded by the coding sequence GTGAGGTTCCATTTCTCTAAGCACGTGCAGGAGGAGCTGGAAGCGCGTAAGATTGCACGAATGCTTGTCGATAAGCTGTTGCAAACGCCGGAACAGAAGGTGCCTGAAGTGGAAGGCATTACGTGCTTCCAGTCGCGAGTGGATATCGGTGGGAAGCAGTATCTCCTGCGAGTCATGGTGAACGATAGCGTTGATCCACCTGTTGTGGTCACAGCCTATCGTACCAACAAGATCGCCAAGTACTGGAGGAAGCCATGA
- a CDS encoding DUF2283 domain-containing protein, translating into MKVKYDQEVDVLTIQLSGAPVEESDEDKPGVILDYDKDGNIVGIEILNASKRMENPRALEYAVA; encoded by the coding sequence ATGAAGGTAAAATACGACCAGGAAGTGGATGTGCTTACTATTCAACTGAGTGGCGCTCCGGTTGAGGAAAGCGATGAGGATAAACCCGGAGTCATCCTCGACTATGACAAGGATGGCAACATCGTCGGGATCGAGATCTTGAATGCCTCGAAGCGCATGGAAAATCCGCGCGCGTTGGAATATGCCGTGGCATAA
- a CDS encoding addiction module protein yields MSKIVPTPPPGFDDLSVDEQIDFVQSLWDRIASTSEQVPVPEWHRQIIRERLAAYHANPSAGRLWTDVRTDIERKLRDR; encoded by the coding sequence ATGTCCAAGATAGTCCCCACTCCTCCTCCAGGGTTCGACGATCTCTCGGTCGACGAACAGATCGATTTCGTACAATCGCTCTGGGATCGAATCGCGTCGACCTCTGAGCAAGTTCCCGTGCCCGAGTGGCACCGGCAAATCATTCGCGAGCGCTTGGCGGCGTACCATGCGAACCCCAGCGCTGGCCGACTCTGGACCGATGTCCGCACAGACATCGAGCGCAAATTGCGAGATCGTTGA